In Mycteria americana isolate JAX WOST 10 ecotype Jacksonville Zoo and Gardens chromosome 5, USCA_MyAme_1.0, whole genome shotgun sequence, one DNA window encodes the following:
- the BMP4 gene encoding bone morphogenetic protein 4 isoform X1 — translation MDCADMPCLLDTMIPGNRMLMVILLCQVLLGGTNHASLIPETGRKKVAELQGQAGSGRRSAQSHELLRGFETTLLQMFGLRRRPQPSKSAVIPSYMLDLYRLQSGEEEESLQEISLQYPERSTSRANTVRSFHHEEHLESVPGPSEAPRIRFVFNLSSVPENEVISSAELRLYREQVEEPSAAWERGFHRINIYEVMKPLSEHAQAITRLLDTRLVHHNVTRWETFDVSPAVIRWTKDKQPNHGLVIEVTHLHHAQTHQGKHVRISRSLPQGRGDWAQLRPLLVTFGHDGRGHALTRRARRSPKHQRSRKNKKNCRRHALYVDFSDVGWNDWIVAPPGYQAFYCHGDCPFPLADHLNSTNHAIVQTLVNSVNSSIPKACCVPTELSAISMLYLDEYDKVVLKNYQEMVVEGCGCR, via the exons ATGGACTGTGCTGATATGCCTTGCTTGCT AGACACCATGATTCCTGGTAACCGAATGCTGATGGTCATCCTACTATGCCAAGTCCTGCTAGGAGGTACTAACCATGCTAGCCTGATACCCGAGACCGGCAGGAAGAAAGTCGCAGAGCTTCAGGGACAAGCCGGATCCGGACGCCGCTCTGCCCAAAGCCATGAACTCTTGCGGGGTTTCGAAACAACTCTGCTGCAGATGTTTGGGCTGCGAAGGCGGCCTCAGCCCAGCAAGTCAGCCGTCATTCCTAGTTACATGCTGGATCTCTATCGACtccagtctggagaagaggaggaaagcctccAGGAAATTAGCCTGCAGTACCCTGAGCGATCGACCAGCCGGGCAAACACCGTGAGGAGTTTCCACCATGAAG agcACCTGGAGAGCGTCCCGGGTCCCAGCGAGGCGCCCCGGATCCGCTTCGTCTTCAACCTCAGCAGCGTGCCGGAAAACGAGGTGATCTCCTCGGCGGAGCTGCGGCTGTACCGGGAGCAGGTGGAGGAGCCGAGCGCGGCATGGGAGAGGGGCTTCCACCGGATAAACATTTACGAAGTGATGAAGCCGCTGTCGGAGCACGCTCAGGCCATTACGCGCCTGTTGGACACGCGTCTGGTGCACCACAACGTGACGCGCTGGGAGACCTTTGATGTGAGCCCGGCTGTGATCCGGTGGACCAAGGACAAGCAACCGAACCACGGGCTGGTGATCGAGGTGACCCACCTCCACCATGCACAGACTCATCAGGGCAAACACGTCAGGATTAGCCGATCTTTACCTCAAGGGCGCGGGGACTGGGCTCAGCTCAGGCCGCTCCTGGTCACTTTTGGGCACGACGGGCGAGGCCACGCGCTGACCCGCAGAGCCCGCCGGAGCCCCAAGCACCAGCGTTCccgcaagaacaaaaaaaactgCCGTCGCCATGCCCTCTATGTGGATTTCAGCGATGTGGGCTGGAACGACTGGATCGTGGCACCCCCGGGGTACCAGGCATTTTACTGCCACGGGGACTGCCCCTTCCCTCTGGCCGACCACCTCAACTCCACAAACCACGCCATCGTGCAGACGCTGGTGAACTCCGTGAACTCCAGCATCCCCAAGGCCTGCTGCGTGCCCACGGAGCTGAGCGCCATCTCCATGCTCTACCTGGATGAGTATGACAAGGTGGTCCTGAAAAACTACCAGGAGATGGTGGTGGAGGGGTGCGGGTGCCGCTGa
- the BMP4 gene encoding bone morphogenetic protein 4 isoform X2, translating to MIPGNRMLMVILLCQVLLGGTNHASLIPETGRKKVAELQGQAGSGRRSAQSHELLRGFETTLLQMFGLRRRPQPSKSAVIPSYMLDLYRLQSGEEEESLQEISLQYPERSTSRANTVRSFHHEEHLESVPGPSEAPRIRFVFNLSSVPENEVISSAELRLYREQVEEPSAAWERGFHRINIYEVMKPLSEHAQAITRLLDTRLVHHNVTRWETFDVSPAVIRWTKDKQPNHGLVIEVTHLHHAQTHQGKHVRISRSLPQGRGDWAQLRPLLVTFGHDGRGHALTRRARRSPKHQRSRKNKKNCRRHALYVDFSDVGWNDWIVAPPGYQAFYCHGDCPFPLADHLNSTNHAIVQTLVNSVNSSIPKACCVPTELSAISMLYLDEYDKVVLKNYQEMVVEGCGCR from the exons ATGATTCCTGGTAACCGAATGCTGATGGTCATCCTACTATGCCAAGTCCTGCTAGGAGGTACTAACCATGCTAGCCTGATACCCGAGACCGGCAGGAAGAAAGTCGCAGAGCTTCAGGGACAAGCCGGATCCGGACGCCGCTCTGCCCAAAGCCATGAACTCTTGCGGGGTTTCGAAACAACTCTGCTGCAGATGTTTGGGCTGCGAAGGCGGCCTCAGCCCAGCAAGTCAGCCGTCATTCCTAGTTACATGCTGGATCTCTATCGACtccagtctggagaagaggaggaaagcctccAGGAAATTAGCCTGCAGTACCCTGAGCGATCGACCAGCCGGGCAAACACCGTGAGGAGTTTCCACCATGAAG agcACCTGGAGAGCGTCCCGGGTCCCAGCGAGGCGCCCCGGATCCGCTTCGTCTTCAACCTCAGCAGCGTGCCGGAAAACGAGGTGATCTCCTCGGCGGAGCTGCGGCTGTACCGGGAGCAGGTGGAGGAGCCGAGCGCGGCATGGGAGAGGGGCTTCCACCGGATAAACATTTACGAAGTGATGAAGCCGCTGTCGGAGCACGCTCAGGCCATTACGCGCCTGTTGGACACGCGTCTGGTGCACCACAACGTGACGCGCTGGGAGACCTTTGATGTGAGCCCGGCTGTGATCCGGTGGACCAAGGACAAGCAACCGAACCACGGGCTGGTGATCGAGGTGACCCACCTCCACCATGCACAGACTCATCAGGGCAAACACGTCAGGATTAGCCGATCTTTACCTCAAGGGCGCGGGGACTGGGCTCAGCTCAGGCCGCTCCTGGTCACTTTTGGGCACGACGGGCGAGGCCACGCGCTGACCCGCAGAGCCCGCCGGAGCCCCAAGCACCAGCGTTCccgcaagaacaaaaaaaactgCCGTCGCCATGCCCTCTATGTGGATTTCAGCGATGTGGGCTGGAACGACTGGATCGTGGCACCCCCGGGGTACCAGGCATTTTACTGCCACGGGGACTGCCCCTTCCCTCTGGCCGACCACCTCAACTCCACAAACCACGCCATCGTGCAGACGCTGGTGAACTCCGTGAACTCCAGCATCCCCAAGGCCTGCTGCGTGCCCACGGAGCTGAGCGCCATCTCCATGCTCTACCTGGATGAGTATGACAAGGTGGTCCTGAAAAACTACCAGGAGATGGTGGTGGAGGGGTGCGGGTGCCGCTGa